A stretch of the Glycine soja cultivar W05 chromosome 13, ASM419377v2, whole genome shotgun sequence genome encodes the following:
- the LOC114382129 gene encoding nuclear receptor corepressor 1-like — protein sequence MILRHPLLTHSRLSLFSITSGSKISLVPTSEMINCTSQLLSKPQDEVNRKILKLPTLILDQKDKMFSMFHSNNGLVEDPWVVEREKAMINPWTSEERKIFSEKFEAFGKDFRKIASFLDHKTIADCVEFYYKDHKPNCLEKDKKKKKKNMKKKKGCKSQKSKTVKTVVKVLGKKGNHKANVDSQKKSMMVCGTVANQRTRSGRLLLWRKSDESERLAADALVGMCDSLSLEATRPPCQQPVIPNITHQDIDDGTCEWTDEEKATFLQAVSSFGEDFRMIAQHVGTKSKDQCKRFFIKGQKSHRLDLMRHRLENIRSLLNEINLGRSANTNDARVVEAIGNDKLDTETNDHQPSSAANLSHDKSKHMEAWNQLIDLNESKEINKEFDHEDKNIVSSTYNGESKLVDTDGYGVVLYNSNKSSSVKDKRAKTMPDIMEVGKDKGGDAVTELVSSASEIIEPCHSHSVAEDRLVSVMLTSFPTRLDDKDGKHGADMDDDVVELKSQSHDSNTKANTCLSSVVVSYSALTFGAENQSKLFLKRSNYSGLSIEDPLPTANSMLQNTVRAAHAVQQEKSGTRDGLSFKEPVKKQVNVDMSCVGIVTEPTLLSQKFQQIDDHHNTQLPCLSGSEKTPANHIVLKLFGKTMAIPSSTQRPDSSEDSKHFIGEKEKKKEEK from the exons ATGATCTTGAGACACCCTTTGCTTACCCATTCTCGTTTAAGCTTATTCTCAATCACAT CAGGAAGTAAGATAAGCTTAGTTCCCACATCTGAGATGATAAATTGTACAAGCCAACTGCTTTCTAAACCCCAAGATGAAGTTAACAGAAAAATCTTGAAGTTGCCAACATTAATTTTGGATCAAAAGGATAAAATGTTTTCAATGTTCCACTCTAATAATGGGTTGGTTGAAGATCCATGGGTTGTTGAGAGAGAAAAAGCTATGATCAACCCTTGGACGTCAGAGGAGAGAAAGATTTTCTCGGAGAAATTTGAAGCCTTTGGAAAAGATTTTCGAAAAATTGCTTCTTTCCTTGATCACAAGACAATTGCTGACTGTGTTGAATTCTACTACAAAGATCATAAGCCCAATTGTTTAGAGaaagataagaagaagaagaagaagaatatgaagaagaaaaagggttGTAAGAGTCAAAAGTCAAAAACAGTCAAAACTGTCGTGAAGGTATTGGGTAAAAAAGGGAACCATAAAGCAAATGTTGATTCACAGAAGAAATCAATGATGGTGTGCGGCACTGTAGCTAATCAAAGAACACGTTCAGGAAGACTCCTCCTCTGGAGGAAATCCGATGAAAGCGAGAGGCTTGCAGCTGATGCATTGGTTGGTATGTGTGATTCTCTTTCACTTGAGGCTACAAGGCCACCATGCCAACAACCTGTGATACCTAACATtactcatcaggatattgatgATGGAACTTGTGAGTGGACAGATGAGGAGAAGGCAACATTTCTTCAAGCTGTATCATCTTTCGGTGAGGATTTTAGGATGATTGCACAACATGTAGGAACAAAGTCCAAAGATCAGTGCAAGAGATTTTTCATCAAGGGTCAGAAATCCCATAGGTTGGATCTCATGCGCCACAGACTTGAAAATATTAGATCTCTACTTAATGAAATAAATCTTGGCAGGAGTGCTAACACTAATGATGCACGTGTTGTGGAGGCCATTGGCAATGATAAGTTAGACACAGAAACAAATGATCACCAGCCTTCGTCTGCTGCGAACTTGAGCCATGATAAATCCAAACATATGGAAGCTTGGAATCAGTTGATTGACTTAAATGAATCAAAGGAAATTAATAAAGAATTTGATCATGAAgataaaaacattgtttctagCACATATAACGGTGAGTCTAAACTGGTGGACACTGATGGTTATGGGGTTGTCTTGTACAATTCTAATAAGTCGAGTTCAGTCAAGGACAAGAGAGCTAAAACTATGCCAGATATCATGGAAGTTGGAAAAGATAAAGGGGGAGATGCAGTTACAGAATTGGTGTCGTCTGCTTCTGAGATAATTGAACCATGTCACTCTCATTCTGTTGCTGAGGATAGACTAGTTTCTGTGATGTTGACATCATTTCCTACACGGCTCGATGATAAAGATGGTAAACATGGAGCTGATATGGATGATGATGTGGTTGAATTGAAAAGCCAAAGTCATGATTCAAACACCAAAGCAAATACTTGCTTATCATCTGTGGTAGTTTCTTACTCAGCATTGACTTTTGGTGCTGAAAATCAGTCCAAACTATTCCTGAAAAGGTCCAATTATTCAGGACTATCCATAGAGGATCCTCTCCCAACTGCAAATTCAATGTTACAAAATACCGTTCGTGCTGCGCATGCTGTTCAACAAGAGAAATCAGGTACCCGAGATGGACTGTCTTTTAAGGAGCCTGTTAAAAAACAAGTGAATGTGGATATGAGCTGCGTTGGTATAGTAACTGAACCAACTCTTTTGTCGCAGAAGTTTCAACAAATTGATGACCATCACAACACACAGTTGCCGTGTTTGTCAGGTTCAGAAAAAACGCCTGCAAATCATATTGTTTTGAAACTGTTTGGGAAGACAATGGCCATTCCTTCATCCACTCAGAGGCCtgattcaagtgaagattcaaagcattttattggggaaaaagagaaaaagaaagaagagaagtag